In Halogeometricum borinquense DSM 11551, a single genomic region encodes these proteins:
- a CDS encoding histidine phosphatase family protein, with protein MTDIVLLRHGQTEWDRQNRLHGHVPVPLTETGYDSVTAIGRRLASQYDFDRMYAADTMAARETAALVRLTGLGPRPQFEAAWRPRDAGVFQGLAYDELGDGMTDDLDTDVDVLQPLPRGGEPLADGRARVLDRWERLCERSNADEQVLVVTHDFPMATILADIDDAGSVADLGRYAPGKCSMTTVRRTVAETTIGESDTQIGQFANG; from the coding sequence ATGACAGACATCGTTTTGCTACGGCACGGACAGACCGAGTGGGACCGCCAGAACCGACTCCACGGACACGTACCAGTTCCGCTGACAGAGACGGGATACGATTCGGTGACGGCCATCGGCCGACGATTGGCGTCACAGTACGACTTCGACCGGATGTACGCCGCAGATACAATGGCTGCCCGGGAAACGGCCGCACTCGTTCGTCTGACCGGCCTCGGACCGCGTCCGCAATTCGAAGCCGCGTGGCGTCCCCGCGATGCGGGCGTGTTCCAAGGCCTCGCATACGACGAACTCGGTGATGGCATGACAGACGACCTTGACACTGACGTAGATGTACTACAGCCACTCCCGCGCGGTGGGGAGCCACTTGCAGACGGACGTGCGCGCGTACTTGATCGATGGGAGCGACTCTGCGAGCGTTCGAACGCAGACGAGCAAGTGCTCGTGGTCACACACGACTTCCCGATGGCGACCATCCTCGCCGATATCGACGACGCCGGTTCGGTCGCGGATCTTGGCCGGTATGCACCCGGAAAATGTAGCATGACGACAGTACGACGTACCGTTGCGGAGACGACTATCGGTGAATCAGACACCCAGATCGGTCAGTTCGCCAACGGCTGA
- a CDS encoding glycosyl hydrolase family 18 protein: protein MRQSRRSYLRNTSALLALLSGASATASAAETPPAWEPDVAYTGGDRVTHDGYIWEAKWWTKGDEPTTDANMWKQIGEAGGGGGLKASFTVSDSYVEPGVEVAFDASGSSGSPTSYQWDFGDGTTGSGKTTSHTYESEQEYTVTLTVENEDGSDTTSRQLTVSQNAPSDEFSVVGYYPSWKGNEDYQYYPEDIPFDKVTDVLYAFLNVKSDGSVVIPDSNVDHEGLLQSFADLKQGPASDTTLKLSIGGWALSPGFEDAAATEENRTRFAETAVALMQKYDFDGIDIDWEHPGPNRGICECGSQKGPAHHVKLLKAVRDKLDAVEEEDGRTYYLSVANGGSDWNAALVKHREVERVVDEIYMMAYDFTGVWHQTAGLNAPIYGTPKDYPPDGDAQQYTVETTLEIWKEQGYWVDWMQWEDYGEPVEDPASLVLGLPFYGRGCKVENGIWDTFSLAEWQQGDPKHQNEVIPPGTWNHLLGPDQANTGAFDYGDLEENYEGADGWEKNVNEQGQVPWLWNEEKGIFISYDDPASIEEKVKLAQSEGLGGVMFWELSQDYNGTLLDAIHGQINQ from the coding sequence ATGAGACAGAGCAGACGAAGCTACCTACGGAATACGTCAGCCCTGCTCGCACTCCTTTCGGGGGCGAGCGCAACCGCATCGGCAGCAGAAACACCGCCAGCGTGGGAACCCGACGTTGCGTACACGGGTGGAGACCGGGTCACTCACGACGGTTATATTTGGGAGGCCAAGTGGTGGACGAAAGGCGACGAACCAACCACCGACGCCAACATGTGGAAGCAAATCGGAGAGGCCGGCGGTGGAGGCGGCCTCAAGGCGTCGTTCACTGTGAGCGACTCCTACGTCGAGCCGGGTGTCGAGGTCGCGTTCGACGCAAGCGGGTCCAGTGGAAGCCCAACGAGTTACCAGTGGGACTTCGGCGACGGAACGACCGGCTCCGGAAAAACCACGTCGCATACCTACGAGTCGGAACAGGAGTATACGGTCACGCTCACCGTCGAAAACGAGGACGGAAGTGACACGACATCGAGACAACTCACCGTCTCGCAGAATGCGCCGTCGGACGAGTTTAGCGTCGTCGGTTACTATCCGAGTTGGAAGGGCAACGAGGACTATCAGTACTATCCTGAGGACATACCCTTCGATAAGGTAACAGACGTACTGTACGCGTTCCTCAACGTCAAGTCGGACGGCAGTGTGGTTATTCCGGACAGCAATGTCGATCACGAGGGCCTGCTCCAGTCGTTTGCCGACCTCAAGCAGGGTCCAGCGTCGGATACGACGCTCAAACTCTCCATCGGTGGCTGGGCACTTTCACCCGGCTTCGAAGACGCCGCTGCGACCGAGGAGAACCGGACGAGATTCGCGGAGACCGCAGTCGCGCTCATGCAGAAGTACGACTTCGACGGCATTGACATCGACTGGGAGCACCCCGGTCCGAACAGGGGGATCTGCGAGTGCGGAAGTCAGAAAGGCCCGGCGCACCACGTCAAACTCCTCAAAGCTGTTCGGGATAAACTCGACGCTGTCGAGGAAGAAGACGGGCGGACGTACTACCTCTCGGTCGCAAACGGCGGCTCTGATTGGAACGCCGCGCTCGTCAAGCACCGCGAGGTCGAACGCGTCGTCGATGAAATCTACATGATGGCGTACGATTTCACCGGCGTCTGGCACCAGACAGCCGGCCTGAACGCGCCCATCTACGGTACTCCGAAGGACTACCCGCCGGATGGTGACGCCCAGCAGTACACCGTCGAAACGACGCTCGAAATCTGGAAAGAGCAGGGATACTGGGTCGATTGGATGCAGTGGGAAGATTACGGAGAACCGGTCGAAGACCCCGCGAGTCTCGTCCTCGGACTCCCGTTCTACGGCCGTGGCTGTAAGGTCGAAAACGGGATTTGGGACACCTTCTCGCTAGCCGAGTGGCAACAGGGCGACCCGAAGCATCAAAACGAAGTTATCCCGCCGGGAACGTGGAATCACCTGCTCGGCCCCGACCAAGCCAATACCGGCGCGTTCGACTACGGCGACCTCGAAGAGAACTACGAGGGTGCAGACGGCTGGGAGAAGAACGTCAACGAGCAGGGTCAGGTACCGTGGCTCTGGAACGAAGAGAAGGGAATATTCATCAGTTACGACGACCCCGCATCCATCGAAGAGAAGGTCAAACTCGCCCAATCGGAAGGTCTCGGCGGCGTCATGTTCTGGGAACTATCACAGGACTACAACGGGACGCTTCTCGACGCTATCCACGGGCAGATAAACCAATGA
- a CDS encoding phosphosulfolactate synthase: protein MSERAFDFLHVNDRPPKPRTKGITEIRGPYYDPMGPRELRDILETMGRYVDIYKFSGGSFALMDQSTVTELIDICHEYDVDVSTGGFIENVLVRDNDKVEAYVAEAEKLGFDIVEISSGFLAIDTDDLVSLTELVADYNLKPKPEINVQFGAGGASDPDELEREGQQDPSMAIREGQRHLEAGADLLMVEAEGITEEVHEWRTDVVYELANELGMENLVFEAPGPEMFEWYIKNFGPNVNLFVDNSQIVELECMRSGLWGKATSWGRTTTFTRSE from the coding sequence ATGTCAGAGAGAGCGTTCGACTTCCTCCACGTCAACGACCGGCCGCCGAAACCACGAACAAAGGGAATCACCGAGATTCGAGGTCCGTACTACGACCCCATGGGACCGCGAGAGTTGCGCGATATTCTAGAGACGATGGGACGGTACGTCGATATCTACAAATTCAGCGGTGGATCGTTTGCGCTGATGGATCAGTCCACCGTCACCGAGCTAATCGACATCTGCCACGAATACGACGTGGATGTTTCGACAGGAGGCTTCATCGAAAACGTCCTCGTGCGGGATAACGACAAAGTCGAAGCGTACGTCGCCGAAGCCGAGAAGCTTGGATTCGATATCGTCGAAATCTCGAGTGGCTTTCTGGCTATCGACACTGACGATCTGGTCTCGCTGACCGAACTAGTTGCCGACTATAATCTCAAACCGAAACCCGAGATCAACGTCCAGTTCGGCGCGGGCGGTGCATCCGACCCAGACGAGTTAGAACGAGAAGGTCAACAGGACCCGTCGATGGCGATCCGAGAAGGGCAACGTCATCTCGAAGCCGGTGCTGATCTTCTGATGGTCGAAGCAGAGGGAATCACCGAAGAAGTCCACGAGTGGCGTACGGATGTCGTCTACGAACTCGCCAACGAACTGGGAATGGAGAACCTCGTGTTCGAGGCACCTGGTCCGGAGATGTTCGAGTGGTACATCAAAAACTTCGGGCCGAACGTGAACCTCTTCGTCGATAACTCTCAGATCGTCGAACTCGAATGCATGCGCTCGGGATTGTGGGGTAAAGCGACGAGTTGGGGGCGAACGACGACCTTCACACGGTCAGAATAA
- a CDS encoding PKD domain-containing protein — protein MKRNRRSLLQSLAGLAGVSGLSAVGVQSVAASDPPQWDPDTVYTDGDRVVHDAHIWEAKWWTKGDEPTADANMWKGIGPADGIGDSPTAAFDLSATFVQPGTEITCDASASTGDLSSYEWDFGDGTTKTELTTSHTYDTTGEYTISLTVTDADGNTADATQKLTVDADGVPSANSIPDSVFAPYTDLMLEDQRSLAANVEAAGTKYFTLAFVLADGDNEPAWAGSQKVGEPSNWLDVGTQLTELRNQHGGEVIVSFGGLNGTYLAEAITSASELKDAYATVVDTYDLTFIDFDEESLISRDEEGIRRRNEALVMLQEEYPDLRVSYTLPVMPSGFPDHSSNDVLYVLEDAVSKGVELEAVNLMAMDYGADIKPNGENAISAAENVHTQLGELYPDKSASERWSMIGLTPMIGVNDIGGTFYQEAAQQVREFAQQNDLRWLSFWELVRDNGEGDKLYESTLIEQEPFEFSSIFNPFTTQQ, from the coding sequence ATGAAGCGGAATCGGCGCTCACTACTCCAGTCTCTGGCGGGACTCGCCGGAGTTTCCGGTCTTTCAGCGGTCGGCGTCCAGTCTGTGGCGGCCAGCGACCCGCCGCAGTGGGACCCCGATACGGTCTACACCGACGGCGACCGCGTCGTCCACGACGCCCACATTTGGGAAGCAAAGTGGTGGACGAAAGGCGACGAGCCGACCGCCGACGCCAACATGTGGAAGGGAATCGGACCGGCGGACGGTATCGGTGATTCACCGACGGCCGCGTTCGATCTGAGCGCCACGTTCGTCCAACCCGGAACTGAAATCACGTGTGACGCCAGCGCGTCAACCGGTGATCTGAGCAGCTACGAGTGGGATTTCGGTGATGGGACGACAAAGACCGAACTCACCACTTCCCACACGTACGACACGACCGGCGAGTACACTATCTCGTTGACCGTCACCGACGCCGACGGGAACACCGCCGACGCGACGCAGAAACTTACAGTCGATGCCGACGGTGTCCCATCGGCAAACTCCATTCCGGACAGCGTCTTTGCTCCGTACACCGATCTGATGCTGGAAGATCAGCGCTCGCTCGCGGCCAACGTCGAGGCGGCCGGAACGAAGTACTTCACGCTCGCGTTCGTCCTCGCCGATGGGGATAACGAACCTGCGTGGGCCGGAAGCCAGAAGGTCGGTGAACCGAGCAACTGGCTCGATGTCGGTACGCAACTCACCGAACTCAGAAACCAACACGGTGGTGAGGTAATCGTCTCCTTCGGCGGTCTCAACGGGACGTACCTCGCGGAAGCCATCACGAGCGCAAGCGAGTTGAAAGACGCCTACGCTACGGTGGTCGATACGTACGATCTCACGTTCATCGACTTCGACGAGGAGTCGCTTATCAGCCGCGACGAGGAGGGAATACGTCGCCGGAACGAAGCGCTGGTCATGTTGCAGGAAGAGTATCCCGACCTACGCGTGTCGTACACACTCCCAGTCATGCCGTCGGGGTTCCCCGATCACTCCTCGAACGACGTGCTGTACGTCCTCGAGGACGCCGTCTCGAAAGGCGTCGAACTCGAAGCTGTCAACCTTATGGCCATGGACTACGGCGCTGACATCAAGCCGAACGGCGAAAACGCAATCAGCGCGGCCGAGAACGTCCACACGCAACTCGGTGAGCTCTATCCCGACAAGTCAGCTTCCGAACGCTGGAGTATGATCGGACTCACACCGATGATCGGTGTCAACGACATCGGCGGGACGTTCTATCAAGAAGCTGCCCAGCAGGTGCGTGAGTTCGCACAGCAAAACGACCTCCGATGGCTATCGTTCTGGGAACTCGTCCGCGATAACGGTGAGGGAGACAAACTCTACGAGAGTACCCTCATCGAGCAGGAACCGTTCGAATTCTCGTCCATCTTCAATCCATTCACAACCCAACAATGA
- a CDS encoding PKD domain-containing protein, with translation MTQDRRSYLRNVSALITSVAGVSAASTTVSAESPPKWDETTLYQKGDRVTHEGYIWEADIASRNAEPSTGSAYWTKVGDDGGGGGEDLTAAFTVSDSTVTPGTSVSFDASESTGTIESYDWSFSDGASATGKTVSHSFASTGSYMVKLTVAGADGGTDTTDKTVTVESADDGGETPTGSLPSNVFAPYDHVSTNSTTAPIDHAEKAGTNYFHLAFVLAGPDGKPAWDGDSNQLVGDSSVDGYINDIHDAGGEAIIAFGGAAGPYLADGTDDPEVLADRFETVVDAYDATHLDIDEEAFAMSTVKRRNKALATLQERRPEVSVSFTLPTSTKGLTAQGKDVLQDAIDKGVTIDTVNIMTMNYGWVEPSGDIVTKSASNLHDDLADLFPDKSADERWSMVGITPMIGVNNVGGKFTQSDAKQVLTFAQDNDIGLLSFWSIDRDNGNGSGEVSPTKSGIEQEPYEFSSIFNPFTSE, from the coding sequence ATGACACAAGACCGTCGAAGCTACCTTCGGAACGTATCAGCACTCATCACGTCGGTTGCTGGCGTGAGCGCAGCATCAACTACGGTATCGGCCGAATCGCCGCCAAAATGGGACGAAACCACGCTGTATCAGAAAGGCGACCGAGTTACCCACGAGGGCTACATCTGGGAAGCCGATATCGCCTCACGAAACGCCGAACCGTCCACGGGGTCTGCCTACTGGACGAAAGTCGGTGACGACGGGGGCGGCGGTGGCGAGGACTTGACGGCGGCATTTACTGTCAGTGACTCCACCGTCACGCCGGGGACGTCAGTCTCGTTCGACGCCAGTGAATCCACTGGAACAATCGAGAGCTACGATTGGTCCTTCAGTGACGGCGCAAGCGCAACTGGCAAAACCGTCTCACACTCGTTCGCATCGACTGGTTCGTATATGGTCAAACTCACCGTCGCCGGAGCAGACGGTGGGACCGATACGACGGATAAGACCGTCACCGTCGAATCAGCGGACGACGGAGGCGAAACTCCAACAGGAAGCCTCCCGTCAAACGTCTTCGCACCGTACGACCACGTCTCGACGAACTCGACGACGGCACCGATAGACCACGCCGAAAAGGCGGGAACGAACTACTTCCATCTCGCCTTCGTCCTCGCAGGACCGGATGGGAAACCGGCGTGGGACGGCGATTCGAACCAACTCGTCGGTGACTCGTCTGTTGACGGCTATATCAACGACATTCACGATGCTGGCGGCGAGGCCATCATCGCCTTCGGTGGGGCGGCAGGTCCGTATCTCGCCGACGGAACCGACGACCCGGAAGTTCTTGCCGACCGCTTCGAGACGGTCGTCGATGCATACGATGCGACCCATCTGGACATCGACGAGGAGGCGTTCGCTATGAGTACAGTCAAGCGTCGAAACAAGGCGCTCGCAACGCTTCAGGAGCGACGCCCCGAGGTCAGCGTCTCATTCACCCTGCCGACATCAACGAAGGGGCTGACCGCACAGGGCAAAGACGTGCTTCAGGACGCCATCGACAAGGGAGTCACCATCGATACGGTGAACATCATGACGATGAACTACGGCTGGGTCGAACCGAGCGGTGACATCGTGACCAAGTCGGCCAGCAACCTTCACGACGATCTTGCCGACCTCTTCCCGGATAAATCGGCTGACGAACGCTGGAGTATGGTCGGAATCACACCGATGATTGGTGTGAATAACGTCGGCGGGAAGTTCACGCAATCCGATGCAAAGCAGGTTCTCACCTTCGCGCAGGACAACGACATCGGCCTACTGTCGTTCTGGTCTATCGACCGAGACAACGGGAACGGATCCGGGGAGGTATCGCCCACGAAGAGCGGCATCGAACAGGAACCGTACGAGTTCTCGTCCATCTTCAACCCGTTCACGAGCGAGTGA
- a CDS encoding glycosyl hydrolase family 18 protein: protein MKQSRRDYLRNTSALFALLGGAGTAAAAETLPKWDPEATYTGGDRVTHDGYIWEAKWWTRGTEPTTDASVWKQIKPVDDGGDGPKASFTVSDLVINPGETVEFDASGSGDTATQFDWDFGDGTTGSGEVVSHTYESAGEYTVTLTVTDDSGATGSTTKVVTASDGGMPTDKRVVGYYMQWAQWDREYTPGDIPLDKVTHVNYAFLTVKQDGSVAYINENAAMRVLKPESWHDHKGFNELVDDPTTKFLFSIGGWNDSKYFSNAAETEASRQRFAKTAVEIMREHNFDGLDIDWEYPGGGGKSGNIVRDGDKKRYSDLLAAVRAELDAAEEEDGQEYLLTTALSADPKKNEGLDHQRNTGLLDFVNVMTYDFHGAFDDYTNHQSPLYFKENDPSPRAEDFNVDAAMTYWANTAFDSSQLSMGLPFYGRSFGNVASSDNGGLYQSFEGSPDGTWGQDNGIMEFWDINQNLEPSSEYEYYWDDTAKVPWIYSDSSDVLVSYDNPKSIGLKTDYAVDNDIGGMMFWAFSGDKNEVLLDTLLEHL from the coding sequence ATGAAACAGAGTAGACGAGACTACCTACGGAACACGTCGGCCCTGTTTGCACTCCTCGGTGGTGCGGGCACGGCCGCAGCAGCAGAGACTCTCCCTAAATGGGACCCCGAAGCAACCTACACCGGCGGCGACCGCGTCACCCACGACGGCTATATTTGGGAGGCCAAGTGGTGGACGAGAGGGACCGAACCGACCACCGACGCGAGCGTCTGGAAGCAGATCAAGCCGGTTGACGACGGTGGAGACGGTCCGAAAGCGTCGTTCACCGTGAGTGACCTCGTGATCAACCCCGGTGAAACAGTCGAATTCGATGCGAGTGGGTCCGGAGATACCGCTACCCAGTTCGATTGGGATTTCGGTGACGGAACGACTGGCTCCGGCGAAGTTGTCTCCCATACATACGAATCAGCGGGCGAGTACACGGTCACGCTGACTGTCACGGACGACTCCGGTGCGACCGGTTCGACGACGAAAGTCGTCACTGCGAGTGACGGCGGCATGCCGACGGACAAGCGCGTCGTCGGCTACTACATGCAGTGGGCACAGTGGGATCGCGAGTACACCCCCGGTGACATCCCGCTGGACAAGGTTACACACGTCAACTACGCGTTCCTGACCGTAAAGCAAGACGGGTCAGTTGCGTACATCAACGAGAACGCGGCGATGCGGGTCCTCAAGCCCGAATCGTGGCACGACCACAAAGGATTCAACGAACTCGTTGACGACCCGACGACCAAGTTCCTGTTCTCCATCGGCGGTTGGAACGACTCGAAATACTTCTCGAACGCGGCCGAAACCGAAGCAAGCCGACAGCGCTTTGCGAAGACTGCCGTCGAGATCATGCGAGAACACAACTTCGACGGCCTCGACATCGACTGGGAGTATCCCGGCGGTGGCGGAAAATCCGGGAACATCGTCCGCGACGGCGACAAAAAGCGCTACTCCGACCTGCTGGCTGCGGTTCGGGCCGAACTCGATGCTGCTGAAGAAGAGGACGGGCAGGAGTACCTGCTGACGACTGCGCTGTCTGCCGACCCGAAGAAAAACGAAGGCCTTGATCACCAGCGTAACACTGGTCTGCTCGACTTCGTGAACGTCATGACGTACGACTTCCACGGAGCGTTCGACGACTACACGAACCACCAGAGTCCGCTGTACTTCAAGGAGAACGATCCGTCCCCGCGGGCGGAAGACTTCAATGTCGATGCCGCGATGACCTACTGGGCGAACACCGCATTCGACAGCTCACAGCTCTCGATGGGGCTTCCGTTCTACGGTCGGAGCTTCGGGAACGTCGCCAGTAGTGATAACGGTGGCCTGTACCAGTCCTTCGAGGGGTCGCCCGACGGGACGTGGGGCCAGGACAACGGTATCATGGAGTTCTGGGATATCAACCAGAACCTCGAACCAAGCTCCGAGTACGAGTACTACTGGGACGATACGGCCAAAGTGCCGTGGATATACTCGGACAGCTCCGACGTACTCGTCAGCTACGACAATCCGAAGTCTATCGGCCTCAAAACGGACTACGCTGTCGATAACGACATCGGCGGGATGATGTTTTGGGCGTTCTCGGGCGATAAAAACGAAGTGCTACTCGACACGCTCCTCGAACATCTCTGA
- a CDS encoding IclR family transcriptional regulator → MTEWSQVPTLSAPKKTFALIEAMADRDGPVGVSALADELDFTRSTTYKHLATLRELGYVRKVGVEYSLSYRFVLFGTRIRGRSPLYRTSNELIDQLAETTNETAGLFVKQGSYGVNLYQSTSDSSETVEIDEHLHCTAPGKAILAHLSDEQVEDVLDAAGLPARTDNTITDADVLAGDLSNIRERGIAIERGEQRTDQNGVAVAFEHDGEVAAVYVVGHADRLSNKRLEENIPGMVLGTVRRTKELL, encoded by the coding sequence ATGACAGAATGGAGTCAGGTGCCGACGCTCTCCGCGCCGAAAAAGACGTTCGCCCTCATCGAAGCGATGGCGGACCGTGACGGTCCGGTTGGTGTCTCGGCTCTGGCCGACGAACTCGACTTCACACGAAGTACGACCTATAAGCATCTCGCGACGCTGCGCGAACTCGGATACGTCAGAAAGGTTGGCGTGGAATACTCACTGTCGTACCGATTCGTCCTGTTCGGAACCCGTATCCGGGGACGCTCTCCGCTGTACCGCACCTCGAACGAACTGATCGACCAACTGGCCGAGACGACCAACGAGACCGCGGGACTCTTCGTTAAGCAAGGCTCCTACGGCGTCAACCTCTACCAATCGACCAGTGACAGCTCTGAGACAGTCGAAATAGACGAACACCTCCACTGTACTGCGCCGGGAAAAGCGATTCTGGCACATCTCTCTGACGAGCAGGTTGAGGACGTTCTCGACGCTGCCGGCCTTCCCGCGCGCACGGACAACACGATCACAGACGCGGATGTGCTCGCAGGCGACTTGTCGAATATCCGCGAGCGCGGCATTGCCATTGAGCGAGGAGAACAACGCACGGACCAAAACGGAGTCGCAGTCGCATTCGAACACGACGGCGAGGTAGCCGCCGTGTACGTTGTCGGCCACGCCGACCGATTGAGTAACAAACGGCTCGAAGAAAACATTCCAGGGATGGTGCTCGGGACAGTTCGTCGGACCAAAGAATTGCTCTGA
- a CDS encoding flippase activity-associated protein Agl23, protein MSKNRSLLDRVDAITLAVVGIALVGTALRLVGLGTRVFQYDEGWVGYWILQFMETGVWQYRPIVHGPFFIRVNSAIFGAIGVSDFSARLVVALLGGILPIAALLFRRHLRDSTVLAFALLLTANPILLYYSRFMRYDLPLAAFSLFTLGFIVRAYDTGQRRYAYAAAVTGALAFTTKESVLLYLASWLGAAVLLLDYRFLRARDIGSDWRGVIQSQWQTLQNSIRHWGVHLIGAGALWLAVFVFFYAPRAPGAGSVGFYDALRNPLLWPDVISEATVGSFNSAIELWGGGMQDHAYLPYLTDTLRTLAEGAPGIVSFSVVGFLYDRYVTDRPSDLVAFNFYVGISAIVGYPLANNFPVPWSTIHAVVPLALPAAIGVGVTYRWGRAAAADLGSKQRVIAGLLGIAIGGILQTATASGSLTSVVKGALVLGGGLLLAAAFLPRIRALPNRLSSSNKAVFPVVAAALLLLSVGLHAAAIDYQTNYVSPTNGDVSPGGGSHLVYQSQPPQSLASLLATIGRVSNGDGTDVVFVGSRLSMNESEAQSPPGPAGWFARNPLPWYTEQYGVETENLVNPEDRSPNAPVVITTKRHSDTLAAQLEGYVGVKLPLDQNSNRVVYAFIERSKAPPRAELFSGQASPVKTDGDSE, encoded by the coding sequence ATGTCAAAAAACAGGTCCCTCCTCGACCGAGTAGATGCTATTACCCTAGCTGTCGTTGGTATCGCCCTTGTTGGAACAGCACTCCGGTTAGTCGGTCTCGGTACTCGGGTGTTTCAGTACGACGAGGGATGGGTCGGGTACTGGATACTCCAGTTTATGGAGACTGGCGTCTGGCAGTATCGGCCCATCGTCCACGGACCGTTCTTTATACGTGTGAACTCTGCAATCTTTGGCGCGATTGGAGTCTCTGACTTCTCCGCCCGCCTCGTCGTAGCGTTGCTCGGCGGAATACTCCCAATCGCCGCCCTGCTCTTTCGACGCCATCTGCGCGATTCAACAGTGCTGGCGTTCGCACTTCTGCTTACAGCGAACCCAATCTTGCTCTACTATTCGCGGTTCATGCGGTACGATCTGCCGCTCGCCGCATTCAGCCTCTTCACACTCGGGTTTATCGTCCGTGCGTACGATACCGGCCAGCGTCGATACGCCTACGCGGCCGCGGTGACCGGCGCGCTCGCTTTCACAACCAAAGAGAGCGTGTTACTCTATCTCGCTAGCTGGCTCGGCGCAGCTGTGCTTCTCCTTGATTATCGGTTCCTCCGAGCCCGCGACATCGGCAGTGACTGGCGAGGTGTGATTCAGTCTCAATGGCAAACGCTACAGAACAGCATCAGACACTGGGGAGTCCATCTGATCGGTGCTGGCGCTCTCTGGCTCGCTGTGTTCGTCTTCTTCTATGCACCCAGAGCGCCCGGTGCAGGTAGCGTCGGGTTCTACGATGCCCTTCGAAATCCGCTCCTTTGGCCCGACGTAATCAGCGAGGCGACTGTCGGATCGTTCAACAGTGCAATCGAACTCTGGGGCGGCGGGATGCAGGATCACGCCTACCTCCCGTATCTGACGGATACGCTTCGAACTCTTGCCGAGGGTGCGCCCGGTATCGTTTCGTTCAGCGTTGTCGGATTCCTCTACGACCGGTACGTCACTGACCGCCCCTCAGATCTCGTCGCATTCAACTTCTATGTCGGTATCTCGGCAATCGTCGGCTACCCACTTGCCAACAACTTCCCGGTCCCGTGGTCAACAATCCACGCCGTCGTGCCACTGGCGCTGCCAGCGGCCATCGGTGTCGGGGTAACCTACCGGTGGGGCCGAGCGGCCGCCGCCGACCTCGGGTCGAAGCAGCGAGTAATCGCCGGACTACTCGGTATCGCTATCGGCGGGATTCTGCAAACAGCCACAGCATCTGGTTCCCTCACGAGCGTAGTGAAAGGCGCCCTCGTACTCGGGGGAGGACTACTCCTTGCAGCGGCGTTCCTCCCTCGCATTCGGGCACTTCCGAATCGGCTCAGTTCCAGCAACAAGGCTGTGTTCCCGGTTGTCGCGGCCGCTCTACTCCTCCTGTCTGTCGGACTCCACGCCGCGGCCATCGACTACCAGACCAACTACGTATCCCCGACCAACGGGGATGTCTCACCCGGCGGCGGTAGCCATCTCGTCTACCAGAGCCAGCCACCACAATCGCTGGCGTCGCTGTTGGCGACGATAGGACGAGTCTCAAACGGAGATGGTACCGACGTGGTGTTTGTCGGATCGAGGCTCAGTATGAACGAATCCGAGGCACAATCTCCGCCGGGACCGGCAGGGTGGTTCGCCCGAAATCCGCTTCCGTGGTACACTGAACAGTATGGTGTAGAAACAGAGAACTTGGTTAATCCCGAGGACCGTTCACCGAACGCGCCCGTCGTAATAACCACGAAGCGCCACAGTGACACACTGGCCGCCCAACTCGAAGGGTACGTCGGAGTGAAACTACCGCTGGATCAGAACAGCAACCGCGTCGTGTACGCCTTCATCGAGCGTTCGAAGGCACCTCCCCGCGCTGAGCTGTTCTCAGGGCAGGCGAGCCCGGTGAAAACTGATGGAGACAGCGAATGA